The Acanthochromis polyacanthus isolate Apoly-LR-REF ecotype Palm Island chromosome 5, KAUST_Apoly_ChrSc, whole genome shotgun sequence genome includes a window with the following:
- the LOC127534119 gene encoding LOW QUALITY PROTEIN: tripartite motif-containing protein 16-like (The sequence of the model RefSeq protein was modified relative to this genomic sequence to represent the inferred CDS: inserted 2 bases in 2 codons) codes for MAQQRNQPDSKKFSCSICLDLLKDPVTTSCGHSYCMDCIKTHWDGEDGQRIYSCPQCRKTFTPRPVLEKNVLLAELVEELKKTGLQAAADDHCYAGPEDVACDVCTGRKRKAVKSCVVCLASYCEIHLQPHHDSPPLKKHQLVEPSKNLQENICSHHDEVMKIFCLTDQQLICYLCTMDEHKGHETVPAAAERKKKQKELEVSRLNIQQRIQDRQKXVELLQQELEDINVSAHKTVEDSEKMFTQMIHLILKRGRDVEQKIRSQQETEVSRVKELQEKLEQEIRDLKRKDAELKQLSDTPDHNQFLLNYPSVSALSESTHSFSINIRPLRHFEDVTAAVKELRDQLQDILRDTWTNISLAITEVDVLLSEPQPKTREEFLKYSREITLDPNTANAWLSLSEGNRKVTVMRQNNXYPDHPDRFTDYWQVLSKESLTGRCYWEVEWRGREGVSVAVAYKNICRKGDSKECVFGRNDKSWALRCDINSYSFYYNNTTTSVSGPQSSRIGVYLDHRAGILYFYSVSKTMTLLHRVQTTFTEPIHAGVWVLDFGTTAEFLKLK; via the exons ATGGCGCAGCAAAGAAATCAACCGGATTCAAAGAAATTCTCTTGTTCCATCTGTCTGGATCTACTGAAGGATCCGGTCACTACTTCCTGTGGACACAGCTACTGCATGGactgcattaaaacacactgggaTGGAGAGGATGGTCAGAGAATCTACAGCTGTCCTCAGTGCAGGAAGACTTTCACACCGAGGCCTGTCCTGGAGAAAAACGTCCTGTTAGCAGAGTtagtggaggagctgaagaagactggactccaagctgctgctgatgatcactGCTATGCTGGACCTGAAGATGTGGCCTGTGATGTCTGCactgggaggaagaggaaggctgTCAAGTCCTGTGTGGTTTGTTTGGCCTCTTATTGTGAAATTCACCTCCAACCTCACCATGATTCACCTCCATTAAAGAAACACCAGCTGGTGGAGCCCTCCAAGAAcctccaggagaacatctgctctcaTCATGATGAGGTGATGAAgattttctgtctcactgaTCAGCAGTTGATCTGTTATCTCTGCACAATGGATGAACATAAAGGACATGAAAcagtcccagcagcagcagaaaggaagaagaagcagaaggagcTGGAAGTGAGTCGACTGAACatccagcagagaatccaggacagacaga atgtggaGCTGCTTCAACAGGAGCTGGAGGATATCAATGTATCTGCTCATAAAACAGTGGAGGACAGTGAGAAGATGTTCACCCAGATGATCCATCTCATCCTGAAAAGAGGCCGAGATGTGGAGCAGAAGATCAGATCCCAGCAGGAGACTGAAGTGAGTCGAGTCAAAGAGCttcaggagaagctggagcaggagatcagagatctgaagaggaaagacgctgagctgaagcagctcTCAGATACACCAGATCACAACCAGTTTCTCCTCAACTACCCCTCAGTGTCAGCACTCAGTGAGTCCACACACTCATTCAGCATCAACATCCGTCCTCTGAGACACTTTGAGGacgtgacagcagctgtgaaagAGCTCAGAGATCAACTACAGGACATTCTGAGGGACACGTGGACAAACATCTCACTGGCAATCACTGAAGTGGATGTTTTACTGTCAGAACCACAACCAAAGACCAGAGAAGAGTTCTTAAAATATTCAAGAGAAATCactctggatccaaacacagcaaacGCATGGCTGTCATTATCTGAAGGGAACAGAAAAGTAACAgtaatgagacaaaaca tttatcctgatcatccagacagattcaCTGATTATTGGCAGGTCCTGAGTAAagagagtctgactggacgttgttactgggaggtggagtggagaggaagagaaggagttTCTGTAGCGGTCGCATACAAGAACATCTGCAGAAAAGGAGACTCAAAGGAATGTGTGTTTGGAAGAAATGACAAATCTTGGGCTTTACGTTGTGACATCAACAGTTATTCATTTTACTACAACAACACTACAACTTCTGTCTCTGGTCCTCAGTCCTCCAGAATCGGAGTTTATCTGGATCACAGAGCAggtattctgtatttttacagcgTCTCTAAAACCATGactctcctccacagagtccagaccacattcactgagcCCATACATGCTGGAGTTTGGGTTTTAGATTTTGGAACCACTGCAGAGTTCCTTAAACTCAAATAG
- the LOC110959296 gene encoding LOW QUALITY PROTEIN: tripartite motif-containing protein 16-like (The sequence of the model RefSeq protein was modified relative to this genomic sequence to represent the inferred CDS: inserted 1 base in 1 codon), with product MAQQRNQLDAEKFSCSICLDLLKDPVTTSCGHSYCMDCIKTHWDGEDGQRIYSCPQCRKTFTPRPVLEKHVLLAELVEDLKKTELQAAADDHCYAGPEDVACDVCTGRKMKAVKSCLGCLISYCDNHLQPHYDVAQLKKHQLVEPSKNLQENICSHHDKMMEIFCLTDQQLICYLCTVDEHKGHKTVPAAAERKKKQKELEVSRLNIQQRIQDRQKDVELLQQELEDINVSADKTVEESEKMFTQMIHLIQNRGQHVEQQIRSQQETEESRVKELQEKLEQEIRDLKRKDAELKQFSDTPDHNQFLLNYPSVSALSESTHSSIINIRPLRHFENVTAAVKELRDQLQDILRDTWTNISLAITEVDVLLSEPQPKTREEFLKYSREITLDPNTANAWLSLSEGNRKVTXNEKKQHYPDYPDRFTDYWQVLSKESLTGRCYWEVEWRGREGVSVAVAYKNICRTGNPDGCMFGRNGKSWALRCDSIGDTFWYNNIQTPISGLRSSRIGVYLDHRAGILSFYSVSKTITLLHRVQTTFTEPIHAGVWVLDFGTTAEFLKLKQSTSSV from the exons ATGGCGCAGCAAAGAAATCAACTGGATGCAGAGAAATTCTCTTGTTCCATCTGTCTGGATCTACTGAAGGATCCGGTCACTACTTCCTGTGGACACAGCTACTGCATGGACTGTATTAAAACACACTGGGATGGAGAGGATGGTCAGAGAATCTACAGCTGTCCTCAGTGCAGGAAGACTTTCACACCGAGGCCTGTCCTGGAGAAACACGTCCTGTTAGCAGAGTTAGTGGAGGATCTGAAGAAGACTGaactccaagctgctgctgatgatcactGCTATGCTGGACCTGAAGATGTGGCCTGTGATGTCTGCACTGGGAGGAAGATGAAAGCTGTCAAGTCCTGTCTCGGCTGCCTGATTTCCTACTGTGACAATCACCTCCAACCTCACTATGATGTGGCTCAACTCAAGAAACACCAGCTGGTGGAGCCCTCCAAGAAcctccaggagaacatctgctctcaTCATGATAAGATGATGGAgattttctgtctcactgaTCAGCAGTTGATCTGTTATCTCTGCACAGTGGATGAACATAAAGGCCACAAAAcagtcccagcagcagcagaaaggaagaagaagcagaaggagctggaggtgagtcgactgaacatccagcagagaatccaggacagacagaaagatgtgGAGCTGCTTCAACAGGAGCTGGAGGACATCAATGTCTCTGCTGATAAAACTGTGGAGGAAAGTGAGAAGATGTTCACCCAGATGATCCATCTCATCCAGAATAGAGGCCAAcatgtggagcagcagatcagatcccAGCAGGAGACTGAAGAGAGTCGAGTGAAAGAGCttcaggagaagctggagcaggagatcaGAGATCTGAAGAGGAAAGACGCTGAGCTGAAGCAGTTCTCAGATACACCAGATCACAACCAGTTTCTCCTCAACTACCCCTCAGTGTCAGCACTCAGTGAGTCCACACACTCATCCATCATCAACATCCGTCCTCTGAGACACTTTGAGAacgtgacagcagctgtgaaagAGCTCAGAGATCAACTACAGGACATTCTGAGGGACACATGGACAAACATCTCACTGGCAATCACTGAAGTGGATGTTTTACTGTCAGAACCACAACCAAAGACCAGAGAAGAGTTCTTAAAATATTCAAGAGAAATCactctggatccaaacacagcaaacGCATGGCTGTCATTATCTGAAGGGAACAGAAAAGTaa ttaatgagaaaaaacaacattatcCCGATTATCCAGACAGATTCACTGATTATTGGCAGGTCCTGAGTAAagagagtctgactggacgttgttactgggaggtggagtggagaggaagagaaggagttTCTGTAGCGGTCGCATACAAGAACATCTGCAGAACAGGAAACCCAGATGGGTGTATGTTTGGAAGAAATGGCAAATCTTGGGCTTTACGTTGTGACAGCATCGGTGATACGTTTTGGTACAACAACATACAAACTCCCATCTCTGGTCTTCGGTCCTCCAGAATCGGAGTTTATCTGGATCACAGAGCAGGTATTCTGTCTTTCTACAGCGTCTCTAAAACCATAactctcctccacagagtccagaccacattcactgagcCCATACATGCTGGAGTTTGGGTTTTAGATTTTGGAACCACTGCAGAGTTCCTCAAACTCAAACAGAGTACTTCCAGTGTCTGA